Proteins encoded within one genomic window of Columba livia isolate bColLiv1 breed racing homer chromosome 1, bColLiv1.pat.W.v2, whole genome shotgun sequence:
- the CLDN17 gene encoding claudin-17: MFFRRSMACCVLQIAALIFGGIGMVGTLATTVMPQWRVSAHIGSNIIVFENIWEGLWMNCISHMGIKLQCKFYGSILALPPLLEAFRALMCIAVILSIISFLMAIVGMKYTHRTNEDPQSISIFILAAGIAFLLTGILVLIPVSWTGGIIIRDFYDPKVPTTLKRELGAALYVGWVSTAFLIAAGAMYCSFWCCGDRSSKCRYPSLSRHRLRKPDLAGVSSQSVQAYV; this comes from the coding sequence ATGTTTTTCAGAAGAAGCATGGCTTGCTGTGTGTTACAAATAGCTGCTCTCATATTTGGAGGTATTGGCATGGTTGGAACTTTGGCAACCACAGTTATGCCACAGTGGAGAGTTTCTGCTCACATTGGCAGCAACATCATAGTATTTGAGAACATCTGGGAAGGACTGTGGATGAACTGCATCAGTCATATGGGCATCAAGTTGCAGTGCAAGTTCTATGGCTCCATCCTAGCTCTCCCCCCTCTCTTGGAGGCATTCAGAGCCCTCATGTGCATTGCAGTGATCCTGTCAATCATTTCATTTTTGATGGCTATTGTTGGTATGAAGTACACTCACAGGACCAACGAAGATCCCCAGAGCATCAGTATCTTCATACTGGCAGCTGGAATTGCCTTTCTCCTGACAGGCATCCTTGTTCTGATCCCTGTCTCCTGGACTGGAGGCATCATCATTCGCGACTTCTATGATCCGAAAGTCCCTACAACCCTGAAACGAGAACTAGGAGCTGCTCTCTACGTGGGCTGGGTGAGCACTGCTTTTCTCATCGCTGCAGGAGCAATGTACTGTAGCTTCTGGTGCTGCGGTGATAGATCCTCAAAATGCAGATACCCATCACTTTCCCGTCACAGATTGCGTAAACCTGACTTGGCAGGAGTGTCGTCCCAAAGTGTGCAGGCCTATGTGTAA